The Planctomycetaceae bacterium DNA segment GGCGATCGAATACATCGACGGCGCCAGTGTTCAGGACTGGCTGAACAAGCTGGAAAAGCTGCCGGTCGCCGACGCGGTGCACATCGCAATCGTCACCGCCGAAGCGCTGCAGCACGCGCATGATCTGACGATGGTGCATCGGGATATCAAGCCCGACAACATTCTTCTGACCAGCAAGGGTGTGGTCAAAGTGGCTGACTTCGGACTGGCGAAAGTCCTTGACGAAGACGTCTCGATGACGCAAAGCGGTACCGGACTGGGAACCCCGCTGTACATGGCTCCGGAACAGGCCCGAAGCGCCAAAACGGTCGATCACCGCAGCGATATCTACGCTCTGGGTGCCACCCTGTACCACCTGCTCACAGGGAAGCTGCCGTACGGTGGCGGCACAACTCTGGAACTGATCATTGCCAAGGAAACCGGCAAGTATACTCCTGCTAAACAACTGCGACCGGAAATCCCCGAGAAGCTGGATCTGATCATCGACAAGATGATGATGAAGGAACCGGCCCACCGTTACAAAAGCTGCGCGGAAGTCAGCCGCGACCTGCTCGCTCTGGGAATTCACTCCCCCGCCCTGACCTTCATCGACGGCGCCGTGCCGAATTCCGTGGGGATGAGCGGCACTCCGACCACCAGCAGTCTGGCGGCGACCGCCATCGGAAACGATACTCAGGACTATCGCGGCAGACGAATTGTCGATAAATCCAAATCGGCGGCCGGAAAAAAAACATCGCGCACGTGGTACGTGCAGTACGACGACGACAAGAAGCACACCGTCGTGGATAAGCTGTCTACCGGTCGTGTCCTGAAGATGATCAACGCCGGTCGGCTGACTCCGAAAGCCCGCTGCAAAGTTTCCGCGGACGGAACGTACCAGCCACTGGCGGCCTTCCCGGAATTCAGGAGTGCCATCGAGGACCAACTGGCCCATCGTTCTGAGCGAGTCCGGAAGGAGGACATGCAGACGCTTTACATTCAGGCCGATCGCGATGAAAAGAAACGCCTGCGATGGCGCTGGATTCGCAATAAGGCCCGCGGCACAGTCGGAGCGATCACGCTGTTGATCTGGCTGGCGTGCATCTCCGCGGGTCTCGTGGCGCTGTTCTTCATCGGTCGCTGGGGATTCAACAAACTCGGTGAAACGGTTTCCGAACTGACCGAAACCGAAGCGAAGGACGCGTCACCCAAGGCCACTCTGGATGCCGACAAGTGAGCCCCGCAGCTTTACTTCGAATGCCGCAGGCTCACTGCAGAACATCGGCAAGCAGCGACACGCTGACAACCTGATGCAGCGGGACCAGGACACGTTTGCGGTTCGCCCTGATGCCGTGAACTTTTGAATCGAGCACGTAAAGTTCGCGAGTCGTCTTGGAATCCCGAAGGTCGTGGACATCGGCGTTCGTCAGGATCAGTGTCTTGTCACGCACTTCGCTGAGCGTGCCGACGAAGACGAACAGAGATTCCACGTCAATGACGACCGTGTTGCCAACCAGTTCCTGCATCCACAGATTCTCCCCGGACAGCGAATCGCCGCCTGAATTTTCCCGCCGGACTTTCATTTTCCCGGCATTCTCGGGTGAACGCCACTCAGTCCCCGCGATATCGTCCGTGCTGTTTTCGGCTCCGTGTCACTATAACACTACCCCCTTCTCTGATGCCGCTTCCGTTTCGCAAAAACATCCAGCAGATGGCTGGCTACGTTTCCGGTGAACAGCCGCAGACGTCCGGCTGGATCAAGCTGAACACGAACGAAAATCCCTACCCGCCGTCTCCCAGGGTTGTTGAAGCCATTCAACAGGCGGCGTGTGGACGGCTGAACGTCTATCCTGATGCGACCGCTCGAAGTTTTCGGGAAGCCGCGGCGGAGCTCTTCGGCGTCGAACCGGACGGGATCCTGCCCGCCAACGGCAGTGATGAAAACCTGACCATCATTGTCCGATCGTTCTGCGACGAAGATGAGCAGATCGTCTATCCCTACCCCAGCTACGTTCTGTACGAATCGCTTGCTCAAATTCAGCGATGCCGGATTACGCGGCTGAAGCTGAACACGTCCTTTGAATGGACGCCAGCCGACGCAGACAACGTTCGTCAGTCGGCGAAGCTGACGTTTGTTCCCAATCCGAATTCGCCGACCGGAAATCTGTGGTCCGCGGATCAGCTCTGCCGGATCCTTCCGGACCGGGGCCTGCTGGTGCTGGACGAAGCGTACGCGGATTTTGCAGAAACAGTGCCGAATCGCCGGTTGCTGTTCGACGGTCGGTTTCGGCAGCGGCTGGTGGTCACGCGAACGCTAAGCAAGTCGTACAGCCTGGCGGGAATTCGATTCGGCTTTGCCATCGCCGACCCGGAACTCATTGCCGGGATGAGAAAAGTCAAGGACAGCTACAACTGCGACGCCGTTGCGATTGCCGCCGCGACGGCGGCGATCAAAGATCAGGACTGGATGCTTCAGAACCGCTCAAAGATCCTTGCCACGCGTCGCCGACTGGCGGCCGAACTGCCTCAGTTCGGGTTCACGGTGTTTCCCAGCGAGGCAAACTTTTTGTGGACGCATCACGAATCCCGGCAACATCGGGAAATCTATGAACAACTGAAGCAGCACCGCATCCTGGTGCGATTCATGCAGTTCCCGGATGCCGGCCCGAATCAGGAAACTGTCGACGGACTGCGAATCACGGTCGGCACCGACGATGAAGTTGACCGGCTGCTGGAAGCGCTGCGGGACGTGACAGCCGCTGTGGCCAGCGACGGAACTTTCGCCGTGTGATGTTCGGCGCTCGATTTTGGTCGCTGTCTATTCGCCGGCGGCCGGCAGCATCCAGTGAGCGTCAAAGTTCGCCGCCCAGACAATTTCTTCGTCAAACGTACCGTCATCGCGTGGCGTGAATTTCTGCACGGCGATGTCGCCCAGCCGCGGAAACAGCCACGCATTCGATGATCGAAAGTCCTTTTCGTGAAAGGTGTGGCCCGAATTGATCACCACGTACTTTCGCGGGTTCAGAGGATTCGGAAAGATCAGGCTCAGTCCGTGAGTTGCCGTGTCGAACGTTCGGCCACCGATCGTGATCGTTTCTTCCTGCCACGTAACAGGAAGCCCCGGCAGGACACGTTTCAGGACGGAGTTGGACTGCGGGTCGCCGAACAGAATCAGGTGACTTGACGCGATCGTTGCTTCATCGAGTTCCGAATCCTCGATGACTCGCGCATTGCCGCGGAGCCACTTATCGAACTCGCGCCGGAAGCGGCTGAGCGTGAAATCGGCCCACGACTGATGCTGGTCGTCGAACGGTTTTCCCGTTCCCTTCACGCACACGAATGAACTCATGAACGCGTCGTCAATCGGTCCCTGCAGACCTCGCCGCTTGTGGTTTTCTGAATTGTTCTGAAACCCGCGCGACTCGTCGTAGCTCAGCACTCTCCAGCCGTTGCTTGTCATTCGATAATAGACGTCGGGAAGCAACCCCTGAGCGGCACTGCGGCAGACCAGCGGCGTGCCGTCGATCACTGCGGTGTCGGCGATTTCCCGGTTCAGGCTCAGTGCGGCGACATTCTTCGTCGTGACTGTCACATTGCCATCGTCAGTGACCGCGGCCTGGACAGTGGAGGGTTCATAAACCGCACCGACTTCTTCAATCGTCAGCCAGTCGCAGCGGTTGTACTTCAGTGTTCGCGTTGTGAA contains these protein-coding regions:
- a CDS encoding serine/threonine-protein kinase, translating into MADNSKQQKPGSQKVRQVGDFSLVRKLGKGGMGEVWLARQVSLDRLVALKTLSKELAKKPDFVQRFLREARSMAKLDHVNVVKVYAVDSFKGLHFAAIEYIDGASVQDWLNKLEKLPVADAVHIAIVTAEALQHAHDLTMVHRDIKPDNILLTSKGVVKVADFGLAKVLDEDVSMTQSGTGLGTPLYMAPEQARSAKTVDHRSDIYALGATLYHLLTGKLPYGGGTTLELIIAKETGKYTPAKQLRPEIPEKLDLIIDKMMMKEPAHRYKSCAEVSRDLLALGIHSPALTFIDGAVPNSVGMSGTPTTSSLAATAIGNDTQDYRGRRIVDKSKSAAGKKTSRTWYVQYDDDKKHTVVDKLSTGRVLKMINAGRLTPKARCKVSADGTYQPLAAFPEFRSAIEDQLAHRSERVRKEDMQTLYIQADRDEKKRLRWRWIRNKARGTVGAITLLIWLACISAGLVALFFIGRWGFNKLGETVSELTETEAKDASPKATLDADK
- the hisC gene encoding histidinol-phosphate transaminase, with product MPLPFRKNIQQMAGYVSGEQPQTSGWIKLNTNENPYPPSPRVVEAIQQAACGRLNVYPDATARSFREAAAELFGVEPDGILPANGSDENLTIIVRSFCDEDEQIVYPYPSYVLYESLAQIQRCRITRLKLNTSFEWTPADADNVRQSAKLTFVPNPNSPTGNLWSADQLCRILPDRGLLVLDEAYADFAETVPNRRLLFDGRFRQRLVVTRTLSKSYSLAGIRFGFAIADPELIAGMRKVKDSYNCDAVAIAAATAAIKDQDWMLQNRSKILATRRRLAAELPQFGFTVFPSEANFLWTHHESRQHREIYEQLKQHRILVRFMQFPDAGPNQETVDGLRITVGTDDEVDRLLEALRDVTAAVASDGTFAV